The following coding sequences lie in one Miscanthus floridulus cultivar M001 chromosome 9, ASM1932011v1, whole genome shotgun sequence genomic window:
- the LOC136483496 gene encoding RING-H2 finger protein ATL8-like yields MASGVSPSMALALAGFCFSLIFIAFVCSRLACALLRRHRRRARSRLAAALPRYAYADYTFAVQVHHPAAGGGLGGGLGPAAVAALPTRAFAARPRGSGASDADSQCVICLAEYEEGDVLRVLPHCGHDFHMACIDLWLEQNSTCPVCRVSLLDNPDSEHTAPPPPLPSVVVISPPSSPEPSASDPCRCLFAGTGHSSRSSEAPRHEADQENQVASRPSVDGGANSMPLSEVNPTPENNSQTVRKQHLGPCK; encoded by the exons ATGGCGTCCGGCGTGTCGCCGAGcatggcgctggcgctggcgggCTTCTGCTTCAGCCTCATCTTCATCGCCTTCGTCTGCTCCCGCCTCGCCTGCGCGctcctccgccgccaccgccgccgggccCGCTCacgcctcgccgccgccctccCGCGGTACGCGTACGCCGACTACACCTTCGCCGTCCAGGTCCACCACCCCGCCGCCGGCGGTGGCCTCGGTGGGGGGCTCGGTCCCGCCGCTGTCGCCGCCCTCCCCACCCGCGCCTTCGCCGCCCGCCCCCGCGGCTCCGGCGCCTCCGACGCCGACTCCCA GTGCGTCATTTGTCTCGCAGAATACGAAGAGGGGGATGTGCTACGCGTTCTTCCTCACTGTGGTCATGATTTCCACATGGCCTGTATAGATTTATGGCTGGAGCAGAACTCGACCTGCCCCGTCTGTAGAGTCTCATTGCTCGATAACCCTGACAGCGAGCACACTGCTCCTCCGCCTCCGCTACCCAGTGTGGTGGTGATCAGCCCTCCAAGCTCTCCTGAACCGTCAGCATCAGATCCATGCCGGTGCCTGTTTGCCGGCACCGGGCACTCGTCAAGGTCATCAGAGGCTCCTAGACATGAGGCCGACCAGGAGAATCAGGTGGCATCTAGGCCATCGGTGGACGGGGGTGCTAATAGCATGCCGCTGTCCGAAGTTAACCCCACTCCTGAGAATAACAGCCAAACAGTAAGGAAGCAGCATCTAGGGCCCTGCAAATAG